GCCGCTTCCTCCATGGCCGGATCGACATTGGCGAGGGCCGCCAGGACGTTCAGGTAGAGAATCGGGTAGAGATGCAGGGCATTGAGCAGGACGATGCCCCAGAAACGGTTGGCGCCGAGCCAGTCGAAGGTGGCACCCTCGGCCATCAACCCGAGTTGCTGCAGAAGGGCGTTGAGGGCGCCGTATTGCCCGAAGATCTGTCGGATGCCGATGGCCCCGACGAAAGGGGGCAGGATCATCGGGACCAGGATGAAGGCGGAGAGGAGCTGCTTGCCCGGGAAAAGGAACCGGTCGGAAACGAAGGCGAGCGGGACCGCGATGAGAAAGGTCAGCAGGGTCGAGAAGACGGCGAGGACAAAGGCATTGCGGAGACCTTCGAGATAGATCGGATCGGTGAAGATCTCGAAAACATAGGCAAGGGTGAGGTCCCCGTTGGCATTGGTGAAGCCGCCCTGGAGGATCTGGATGATCGGCCACCCAAAGAAGGCGGCAAAAAACAGCCCGGTCAGGGCGAAGACTCCGATCGCGAACGGCTTGGACACGGCCGCAGACTTGAATCCACCCGGGCCTCACCGGCAAGGATGAATTGTCGGGTCAGTCGAGCTTCTCGCTTTCGATGCCCGACTCGTCGGCCAGGGGAATCATCCAATCGTCCTCGAGGTTTTCGGGAGGCAGGGTGTCTGCTTCCGGCTGCTTGCGTCGTCTTTCCGCCCAACACCGTTCGAGGGCCGCCCGAAGTTCCGGAGCCCGCAGAGGTTTGGAGAGGTAGTCGTTCATCCCGGCCTGGATGCAGCGATCGCGATCGCCCTGCATGGCATCGGCGGTCAGGGCGATGATATAGGACGGTTGGGTGGGATCACCCGCCTCGGACCGATTCTTCTCCCGTTCCCGAATCCTTCGTGTCGCTTCGCACCCGTCCACCTCCGGCATCTGAATGTCCATCAGGATGACGTCATAGGGTCGGGCGCCGGCGGCCTCGGTGGCGACACGGCCGTCGGGCGCGATATCCGGCTGGTAGCCCATGCGGGAGAGAACCAGACGGATCAGCTGCTGGTTCACCCGATTGTCCTCGGCGATGAGGATACTCAGCGGGTGGTCGACGGCGAAATCGCGATCGGAGGCCGGCTTGATCTCAGGTGTCTTTTCCTGAGTGGTGCTGCCGGTTTCTGTGGGGACGGGATCAAGGGGAATCGAGAAGCTGAAGGTGGAACCGGTGCCGGCATCGCTGTGCACGCTGATTTCCCCGTGCATCAGTTCCACGAGGCGACGGCAGATGGCGAGGCCCAGTCCGGTGCCACCGTAGCGGCGGGTGGTGGACGAATCGGCCTGGCTGAACGGTTTGAAGAGCTTGGACAGCTTGTCTTCCGGTATTCCGATACCGGTATCAACGACCTTGAACCGTATCGGGACGGAACCGTCCTGGCAGGAATTCCCGGAGTCCCGGCTCACCTTGACGGTGACGGAGCCCTCCTTGGTGAACTTGACGGCATTGCCGACCAGGTTGACCAGGATCTGACGGAGCCGGTGGTAATCGGCAAAGACGAATTCGGGTAAGTCGGGACCGACCTCGGTTTTCAGCTTCAGCGAACGCGAGGCAGCGGTCTGTTTGTTCAGGTAGATCACGTCGTCGACACATTTCGCCAGGCTGACGGGGTTGGATTCCAGTTCGACCTGTCCTGCCTCGATCTTGGAGAAATCGAGGATATCGTTGATCAGGGTGAGCAGGGAGTCCCCGCACTGGTGAATCGTTCCGACATACTCCCGCTGGCTGCTGTCGAGGTTGGTTTCGAGAAGGAGATTGGTGAAGCCGATGACGCCGTTCATCGGGGTCCGGATCTCATGGCTCATGACGGCGAGGAATTCACTCTTGGCCCGGTCGGCCGCCTCGGCTGCATCCTTGGCTCGGATGATCTCATTGGTGGCCTGCTTGGCCCGGGAGATGTCGGAAAGCGTAAGGGTGACCCCGTCGTCGAGCTGGGTGGCGGTCAGGCGGATCCATTGTGGGTCGCCTTCGGCAGGTTTCTGGTACTCGACCGTGTAGGGTGTGCCGTTCTCGACCACCTTGATGAGGTGTGGAAGCAGGCTTTCCTTGACGGCGCTGCAGAGCAGGGAAGTGATCGGCGTGCCGGGTTCGAGCGGACAGCCGGACTGGACCATCGTCCGGGATGCCGGGTTGGCGAGGACCAGCTCGAAATCGGCAATTCTGCCGTCTTCTGAACGCAGGCTCCTGAAGGCAAGAATGCCATCAACCGACGCCGCGAGGACACCATCCAGAAGGTTGCGGCTCTCCGTGAGGCGATTCTCGGTCTCGAGCCGGACGAGAACGGTGCCGAGGGCATCGACGGTGTTGGAAAAGATGGCCCGCTCCTCGGGTGTCCAGGTGCGCTCCTCGTTGCACTGATCAAAGCCGATGAACCCCCAGCAGGTCTGGTTGACCATGATCGGCGTCAGCAGGACCGTGGCGATCTGCTGGGCACTGAGAATGCGCTGGGCCGCTTCAGGGAGGTCCCTGGTGTGCGCGGCGATGTCCCGGCCGGCGTCGAACTCGGTGATCCATCCGGCCATGCCGTTGGCTTCGAGATCAATGTCCACCGTCGTCGGGTTGTTGAGTTCGGTGGAGACTCCTTCGCGACACCATTCAAAGAGCTGGGTGGCGGCCGGTCGGCCGCTCACCGGGTGGGGGTGCCGGCGGAAGATATAGGCGCGGTCGACTTCGTAACTGGTGCCGATCATCCGGAGGACCTCAGGGATGGCGCTGTCGAATTCCTTGGCTTCGATCAGCTTGCGGTTGACCTCGGCCGCCTCGCGGATCAGGTCGATATTTTCCTTAAGTTCTGCAATCAGTTCATCGTTGCGGGTCTCCGCGAAAGTGCGGCGTTCATCAGCCTGCCGGGCGCGATGCCGGACGTAGCCGACGAGAAATCCGACAAGGGCGGCGATGAGGGCGGAGATGGCTCCCGACCCGATCGCGGCAATCTCAATCCCACGCATCCTGGCCTGGAAATCGGAGACCTCCAGATCGACTCCAACGACGCCAACGAGGTTGTTCGCCCGGTCACGGATCGGGGCAAAGCCGCTCAGAAAGGTTCCGTAGGAGTCGGAATAGAGCGTATCTGTGGTCTCAACCCGCCCTTGGGTGAGGGCCCTGATCATGAAGGGATCGGCGTCGTCGTAGGCTTCCATCAGCTCGGAGGCCTCCATCTCGCGGTCAAAACCGAGAGCCTGCTGATCCATGGCGGTATCGAGCACAAACCGGGGCGAACCGTTCTTCAGGATCACCGTATAGACATAGAAGAGTTCGGGGACGGTCCGGTGAAAGGCGACCAGGGGGGCGAGCGCCTCCTTGTATTCGGGGCTGTTCTGCTGCTCCGGGCGCCGCAGTTCCTTCATTTTGTCTCCGTCAATCGTCGACGCCGCAACCCGTGCCATCCGGGCGAGGTCGTTGCGAACCGCGGTCAGTTGGGCGTCGTGGGCGCGGAGAGTCAGCCACCCGATGGCCGCGGCAGCGGCAATGAAGACGAATGCGGATACCGCAAAGGCATCGCGTATTGGGTGAACCGTGGCTTTGGGTGATCGCGGTCTGGACATGGTTGAAATGGGTCGGGCGACCCGATTCGGATGAGGTCGCAGGCCGCCTTTCTGTTCAACGGATCGACGGCTTCCGGATTAAGGGAGCATTGGATAATTCCGTGGTGTTGCCGGGAGGAATTCTTCAGAATCACCAACCTGCCTGACCATAGTCCGTCGCCGCCCTTCTGGCGCCGCCCACGTGCTGACCCTCTTGACACCGCCAAACCCGGTTCTCTTTGCGACGTGAATCCCTGCAGTCGGGACGCAGTCGGGGTCGACTTCAGGAACCCGAACACATGGGGTCCGGACCTCTTTCGTCTTGAGAAGACTGGAGCCGGGAATCGGACTCGAACCGACGACCCATGCTTTACGAAAGCATTGCTCTACCAACTGAGCTATCCCGGCGACAGAAAGACGGTATTTGCGGCAAGGGACGGGCGGGTGGCAAGTGCAAATCCTGCCTGCCCGGGGACCGGAGTCCTTCAGGATGGTCGCTGGCTCAGCTGTTCGATCGGGAGGAGTTGTAGTCCTGGGCCGGTGCAGCCTTTGGAGCGGGGGCGCTCTTGGTGGCAGGAGCGGCGGCTGGCAATTGCGCGGACGGAATGTGTTGTCCCTCCTGGACGGCCGTGATTGAGGTGCAGGTCAGGGTGATTGTCTCGATCGTGCCCTCGCGGGTGACCGACGCGATCCGGGCGCCTTCGATCTGGTAAAGCTTCCCGTTGGACGAGATGGAAACTGAGGATCCGAACGACGCACCTGTTGCCAGCTTGGGTGTGGATTTGTCGATCTCGTGGGTGATCGTGATTGGTTTGTGCTGGCGCTTTCCCGTGGCCATGCCGGAGGAATGATCGCGGGTCGAATCTTCACTCAGACCGGAGACTGAAAGAACTTCGATCCAATCCTTGTGAGCGGAATCGGTGGACTCACCCTTGATATCCCCCAGTTTCAGGTAGCCGCCGCCGAAGGAGACGGACAGGAGGCTGGTCGCGAGAAGGGTGGCGAGGACGTATTTCGGTGATTTCATGCGTTCTGGGGGTTGGGTAGGCAAACAGGAGCCGGATGGGAGTCATTCGGCCAGTGACGCAGTTATCGTCAGTTCCGGGAGATTCTTGACCAGGCCATTCTCGGTCGACCCGGAGGTCGCGTTATCCCGAACCCTTCCTTCCGCTAATTGTCGGCGATCTGGTTCTCGTCGAGTCCGCCCTGGAGTTTGCGGCTGAGATGGAGAAGGGCGAGGTCCGCCCGCATCTGCTTGATGATGATGAGGAGTCGGTCCTTGGTGCTGGGATTTTCCAGCAGGGCCTGCTTCAGGCTGTCGTCGTCGCAGAGGGTGTAGGCGGCGAGATCCGAGATCGCATCAGGGTCGTCAATATGACCCAACATCTGGAGGATTTCATCCGGAACCCGGGCGCCGAGACGAATCTTGGATTTGACCAATTGGATCAACTCACGACGGAGCGAGGCCAGGGTCTCGGCTTTGGCTCCCGAGACGGTCCTCAACGGGCGAACTCGGATGACCCGGTAGGGCGATTCCTGGACGACCTCGTCGATCTGGATCCTGGCAAACCCCTGAAGGAGCAGGTTCGAGGTGCCGTCCTCGTTGGTCTGGCACATCCGGATGAGTCCGGCGGTGGCCACTCCGCAGGAGGGTTCGAACGCATCCGGGTGAAGGGCCGCCTTGCGGTCGAGTGCGGCCACCGCAAAGATGCGCTCGGCCGTGAGGATGGTTTCGAGCATGCGTCGGTATCGCTGCTCGTAGATGTGCAGGGGGAGCAGGGTGTGCGGGAAGAGGACCGTTCC
This is a stretch of genomic DNA from Opitutaceae bacterium. It encodes these proteins:
- a CDS encoding ATP-binding protein — translated: MSRPRSPKATVHPIRDAFAVSAFVFIAAAAAIGWLTLRAHDAQLTAVRNDLARMARVAASTIDGDKMKELRRPEQQNSPEYKEALAPLVAFHRTVPELFYVYTVILKNGSPRFVLDTAMDQQALGFDREMEASELMEAYDDADPFMIRALTQGRVETTDTLYSDSYGTFLSGFAPIRDRANNLVGVVGVDLEVSDFQARMRGIEIAAIGSGAISALIAALVGFLVGYVRHRARQADERRTFAETRNDELIAELKENIDLIREAAEVNRKLIEAKEFDSAIPEVLRMIGTSYEVDRAYIFRRHPHPVSGRPAATQLFEWCREGVSTELNNPTTVDIDLEANGMAGWITEFDAGRDIAAHTRDLPEAAQRILSAQQIATVLLTPIMVNQTCWGFIGFDQCNEERTWTPEERAIFSNTVDALGTVLVRLETENRLTESRNLLDGVLAASVDGILAFRSLRSEDGRIADFELVLANPASRTMVQSGCPLEPGTPITSLLCSAVKESLLPHLIKVVENGTPYTVEYQKPAEGDPQWIRLTATQLDDGVTLTLSDISRAKQATNEIIRAKDAAEAADRAKSEFLAVMSHEIRTPMNGVIGFTNLLLETNLDSSQREYVGTIHQCGDSLLTLINDILDFSKIEAGQVELESNPVSLAKCVDDVIYLNKQTAASRSLKLKTEVGPDLPEFVFADYHRLRQILVNLVGNAVKFTKEGSVTVKVSRDSGNSCQDGSVPIRFKVVDTGIGIPEDKLSKLFKPFSQADSSTTRRYGGTGLGLAICRRLVELMHGEISVHSDAGTGSTFSFSIPLDPVPTETGSTTQEKTPEIKPASDRDFAVDHPLSILIAEDNRVNQQLIRLVLSRMGYQPDIAPDGRVATEAAGARPYDVILMDIQMPEVDGCEATRRIREREKNRSEAGDPTQPSYIIALTADAMQGDRDRCIQAGMNDYLSKPLRAPELRAALERCWAERRRKQPEADTLPPENLEDDWMIPLADESGIESEKLD
- a CDS encoding type VI secretion system tube protein Hcp, whose protein sequence is MKSPKYVLATLLATSLLSVSFGGGYLKLGDIKGESTDSAHKDWIEVLSVSGLSEDSTRDHSSGMATGKRQHKPITITHEIDKSTPKLATGASFGSSVSISSNGKLYQIEGARIASVTREGTIETITLTCTSITAVQEGQHIPSAQLPAAAPATKSAPAPKAAPAQDYNSSRSNS
- a CDS encoding LON peptidase substrate-binding domain-containing protein, translating into MKIGLPKEIPVMTLPGTVLFPHTLLPLHIYEQRYRRMLETILTAERIFAVAALDRKAALHPDAFEPSCGVATAGLIRMCQTNEDGTSNLLLQGFARIQIDEVVQESPYRVIRVRPLRTVSGAKAETLASLRRELIQLVKSKIRLGARVPDEILQMLGHIDDPDAISDLAAYTLCDDDSLKQALLENPSTKDRLLIIIKQMRADLALLHLSRKLQGGLDENQIADN